In one window of Skermanella rosea DNA:
- a CDS encoding sensor histidine kinase: MRHDRDIVHARQRARLVADRMGFEVQDQTRIATAVSEVCRNAYAYATGGKAEFRIQEVAGKVALVIEVGDRGPGISELDDILAGRYRSRTGMGLGLLGARRLMDKLDIETSGDGTTVRLTRILSKPLGMAIPEFINKLMDELARQQPLDPVEEVQRQNQELLSSLNDLRQREEELLEANAALRASVVEKEVLLKEVYHRVKNNLQIISSLVSLKARKSTNPLVRQELDDVRSRIHSLSIVHEKLYQSDDLARVDLSGYVRDLCAHLRTSFTARGDGPELMVETDNVALGLDMAIQLGLLINEIVTNAFKHAFPDGARGEIRVSLTVLPGERLRLEVTDNGKGMPEEATDSLGMNLIRALATRVEGVLEIEGANGDGGTRVTVTMPLHGD; this comes from the coding sequence GTGCGCCACGACCGGGACATCGTCCACGCCCGGCAGCGGGCGCGGCTGGTCGCCGACCGGATGGGCTTCGAGGTCCAGGACCAGACCCGCATCGCCACGGCGGTGTCGGAGGTCTGCCGCAATGCCTACGCCTACGCCACCGGCGGAAAGGCCGAGTTCCGGATCCAGGAGGTCGCCGGGAAGGTGGCCCTGGTGATCGAGGTCGGCGACCGGGGGCCGGGCATCTCCGAACTGGACGACATCCTGGCCGGCCGCTACCGCTCGCGCACCGGCATGGGGCTGGGCCTGCTCGGCGCCCGGCGCCTGATGGACAAGCTGGATATCGAGACATCCGGGGACGGGACGACGGTCCGGCTGACCCGGATCCTGTCCAAGCCGCTGGGCATGGCGATCCCGGAATTCATCAACAAGCTGATGGACGAGCTGGCCCGCCAGCAGCCGCTCGACCCGGTCGAGGAGGTCCAGCGCCAGAACCAGGAGCTGCTGAGCAGCCTGAACGACCTGCGCCAGCGGGAGGAGGAGCTTCTGGAGGCGAACGCGGCGCTCCGCGCCAGCGTCGTCGAGAAGGAAGTGCTGCTGAAGGAGGTCTACCACCGGGTCAAGAACAACCTCCAGATCATCTCCAGCCTGGTCAGCCTGAAGGCGCGCAAGTCCACCAACCCGCTGGTCCGGCAGGAACTGGACGACGTGCGCAGCCGCATCCACTCGCTGAGCATCGTCCACGAGAAGCTCTACCAGTCCGACGATCTCGCCCGCGTCGATCTCTCCGGCTATGTCCGGGACCTGTGCGCCCATCTGCGGACCTCCTTCACCGCGCGGGGCGACGGGCCGGAGCTGATGGTCGAGACGGACAACGTGGCGCTGGGCCTGGACATGGCGATCCAGCTCGGCCTGCTGATCAACGAGATCGTGACAAATGCCTTCAAGCACGCCTTCCCGGACGGTGCCCGGGGCGAGATCCGGGTTTCCCTGACCGTCCTGCCGGGCGAGCGCCTCAGGCTCGAAGTCACCGACAACGGCAAGGGCATGCCGGAGGAGGCGACCGACAGCCTCGGCATGAACCTGATACGCGCCCTGGCGACGCGGGTCGAAGGCGTGCTGGAGATCGAGGGCGCGAACGGCGACGGCGGCACGCGGGTGACCGTGACGATGCCCCTGCACGGGGATTGA
- a CDS encoding alkaline phosphatase D family protein has product MSNSPESRRWVTRRSFLYNSALASGGLLVAASTAGRALAQAAPAIITADSRRIAMPYGVQSGDLSGGRAIVWSRADRPARMVVEVATTESFRNARRFDGPVAVTDSDYTARIDLSGLPADQRVFYRVSFQDLSDLKSFSEPVTGQFRTAPGNGRVRFVWSGDTAGQGYGINPDFGGMRIYEAMRRTEPHFFIHSGDTIYADGPIPETKELPGGGVWKNVTTEAKSKVAETLGDFRGAHAYNLMDENLRRFNAEVPMFAQWDDHEATNNWYWEKRMDSDQRYKEKSAAVLAANGMRAFLEYMPIRHDPENRDRIYNKFSYGPHLDVFRIDMRSYRGPNTANLQEEMGSETPILGSEQIRWLKQALLASNATWKVIASDMPIGVIVYDNGKDKTGSEAIAQGNGPARGRELEIADLLSFIRRNGIRNTVWLTADVHYTAAHFYDPNKAKFQDFEPFWEFVSGPLNAGTFGPNELDDTFGPQLMYVKAPPDGQSNLAPSAGMQFFGQVDISEEGVMLVTLKDLDGQSLYTKELLPAA; this is encoded by the coding sequence ATGTCCAATAGCCCTGAGTCCCGGCGGTGGGTCACCCGCCGCTCGTTCCTGTACAATTCGGCGCTGGCAAGCGGCGGTCTGCTGGTCGCGGCCTCGACCGCCGGGCGGGCGCTGGCCCAGGCGGCTCCGGCGATCATCACCGCCGACAGCCGCCGCATCGCCATGCCCTACGGTGTCCAGTCCGGCGACCTGTCCGGCGGGCGGGCGATCGTCTGGAGCCGGGCCGACCGGCCGGCCCGCATGGTCGTGGAGGTCGCAACGACCGAGAGCTTCAGGAACGCCAGGCGCTTCGATGGCCCGGTCGCCGTCACCGACAGCGACTATACCGCCCGGATCGACCTGTCCGGGCTGCCGGCCGACCAGCGCGTGTTCTACCGCGTCAGCTTCCAGGACCTGTCCGACCTGAAGAGCTTCAGCGAGCCGGTGACCGGCCAGTTCCGCACCGCCCCGGGCAACGGCCGGGTCCGCTTCGTGTGGTCCGGCGACACGGCCGGGCAGGGATACGGCATCAACCCCGATTTCGGCGGCATGCGCATCTACGAGGCGATGCGCCGGACAGAGCCGCACTTCTTCATCCATTCCGGCGACACGATCTATGCCGACGGTCCGATCCCGGAGACCAAGGAACTGCCGGGCGGCGGAGTCTGGAAGAACGTCACGACCGAGGCGAAGTCCAAGGTGGCCGAGACGCTGGGCGATTTCCGCGGCGCCCATGCCTATAACCTGATGGACGAGAACCTGCGCCGCTTCAACGCCGAGGTGCCGATGTTCGCCCAGTGGGACGACCACGAGGCGACCAACAACTGGTACTGGGAAAAGCGCATGGACTCCGACCAGCGCTACAAGGAGAAGAGCGCCGCCGTGCTGGCCGCCAACGGCATGCGGGCCTTCCTGGAATACATGCCGATCCGGCACGACCCGGAGAACCGCGACCGGATCTACAACAAGTTCTCCTACGGTCCGCACCTCGACGTGTTCCGCATCGACATGCGCAGCTACCGCGGACCCAACACCGCCAATCTCCAGGAGGAGATGGGATCGGAGACCCCCATCCTGGGTTCCGAGCAGATCCGCTGGCTGAAGCAGGCCCTGCTGGCCTCGAACGCGACCTGGAAGGTGATCGCGTCCGACATGCCGATCGGCGTGATCGTGTACGACAACGGCAAGGACAAGACCGGATCGGAAGCCATCGCCCAGGGCAACGGCCCGGCTCGCGGCCGCGAGCTGGAGATCGCCGACCTGCTGAGCTTCATCCGGCGCAACGGCATCCGCAACACGGTCTGGCTGACCGCCGACGTCCACTACACCGCGGCCCATTTCTATGATCCGAACAAGGCCAAGTTCCAGGACTTCGAGCCGTTCTGGGAATTCGTCTCCGGTCCGCTGAACGCCGGCACCTTCGGCCCGAACGAACTGGACGACACCTTCGGCCCGCAGCTGATGTACGTGAAGGCCCCGCCGGACGGGCAGTCCAATCTGGCCCCATCGGCCGGGATGCAGTTCTTCGGCCAGGTGGACATCAGCGAGGAGGGCGTGATGCTGGTGACCCTGAAGGACCTGGACGGGCAGAGCCTCTACACGAAGGAACTCCTGCCGGCGGCGTGA
- a CDS encoding STAS domain-containing protein has translation MTHFLEPNRIPIFQIGDCLLLTIQVDLEDRMIMTLKDDLAERIAKTHAKGVLIDISALDVVDSFIGRMLANISAIARILDASTVIVGMRPAVAITLVELGMSLQGVRTALDVDRGMELIRRGADEEAARLHEA, from the coding sequence ATGACCCATTTCCTCGAGCCGAACCGCATTCCGATTTTCCAGATCGGCGACTGCCTGCTCCTGACGATCCAGGTCGATCTGGAGGACAGGATGATCATGACGCTGAAGGACGATCTGGCCGAGCGGATCGCCAAGACACACGCCAAGGGCGTCCTGATCGACATCTCCGCCCTGGACGTGGTGGACAGCTTCATCGGGCGCATGCTCGCCAACATCTCGGCGATCGCCCGCATCCTGGACGCGTCCACGGTGATCGTCGGCATGCGGCCGGCGGTCGCCATCACGCTGGTCGAACTGGGCATGTCGTTGCAGGGCGTCCGCACCGCCCTGGACGTGGACCGCGGCATGGAGCTGATCCGTCGGGGCGCCGACGAGGAGGCCGCGCGCCTCCATGAGGCTTGA
- a CDS encoding Uma2 family endonuclease: MMTAQFSHRLMTVEEFLDWDDGRYELVDGTPRLMAPHSDAHGTIQGNLTALIRNHLAARGGPCRPVIEGGVKPRIQAKFNYRKPDIAVTCSPHVPGDVMIPDPVLIIEILSTNETETRENITRYISLPSIREVALFHSEIKLAERWRRGADGWSDDPDLFTGSMRLETIDLSLDFDEVYRWVNFRG, from the coding sequence ATGATGACGGCGCAGTTCTCTCACCGGCTGATGACTGTCGAGGAATTCCTGGACTGGGATGACGGCCGTTACGAACTGGTCGACGGCACTCCCAGGCTGATGGCGCCGCACTCAGATGCCCATGGCACGATACAGGGCAACCTGACGGCCCTGATCCGAAACCATCTGGCGGCACGCGGCGGTCCCTGCCGTCCCGTCATCGAGGGCGGCGTGAAGCCGAGGATCCAGGCGAAGTTCAACTATCGCAAGCCGGACATCGCCGTAACCTGCAGCCCCCATGTTCCCGGCGATGTCATGATCCCCGATCCCGTTCTCATCATAGAGATCCTGTCCACCAACGAGACCGAAACGCGCGAGAACATCACGCGCTACATCTCGCTGCCTTCCATCCGGGAGGTCGCCTTGTTCCACTCGGAGATAAAACTCGCCGAGCGGTGGAGACGCGGTGCGGACGGGTGGTCCGACGACCCCGATCTCTTCACCGGCTCCATGAGGCTCGAGACGATCGACCTGAGCCTGGATTTCGACGAAGTCTATCGCTGGGTGAACTTCCGGGGCTGA
- a CDS encoding ATP-binding SpoIIE family protein phosphatase has protein sequence MDGTAVVSVPVREQTQVAEARRKAVQLASPAGLGEQECARLALVVTEAATNILRHGGGGEILLDARSSGTSGEVTVIALDSGPGMANVQDCLRDGVTSGDSPGTGLGAIQRQSDHFDVYSKPGNGTAIVCGVRAGGGRSAPDLPGLEVGAVCLPRIGEAVSGDTWSVRVTDRGATLLLLCDGLGHGLGAADAADAARAGFRQSKERMPEPLVEDLHRALRGTRGAAVAVVRIEPVERRILFAGVGNIAGYFRSREGQARTVSQNGVVGHNMSKVKEYEYGYGGDLLAVFHSDGLSTKWDIDSYPGLATRHPTMIAAVLYRDFKRVRDDNLIVVLKTRDP, from the coding sequence ATGGACGGAACGGCCGTAGTTTCGGTCCCAGTCCGGGAACAGACCCAGGTCGCCGAGGCACGCCGCAAGGCGGTGCAGCTGGCGTCCCCGGCCGGTCTCGGAGAACAGGAATGCGCCCGTCTGGCACTGGTCGTGACCGAGGCAGCCACCAACATCCTGCGCCACGGCGGCGGCGGGGAAATCCTGCTGGACGCCCGGTCGTCGGGCACCAGCGGCGAGGTCACCGTGATCGCCCTGGACAGCGGCCCGGGCATGGCCAACGTGCAGGACTGCCTGCGGGACGGCGTCACCAGCGGCGACAGTCCCGGCACCGGGCTGGGCGCGATCCAGCGCCAGTCCGACCATTTCGACGTCTATTCCAAGCCAGGCAACGGCACCGCGATCGTCTGCGGCGTTCGGGCCGGCGGTGGCCGGTCTGCGCCCGACCTTCCCGGGCTGGAAGTCGGGGCGGTGTGCCTTCCGCGCATCGGGGAGGCGGTGAGCGGCGATACCTGGTCAGTCCGGGTGACCGATCGCGGCGCCACGCTGTTGTTGCTGTGTGACGGCCTCGGTCACGGTCTCGGCGCCGCCGACGCGGCGGACGCCGCCCGGGCGGGGTTCAGGCAGTCGAAGGAGCGGATGCCCGAACCCCTGGTCGAGGATCTGCACCGGGCATTGCGGGGAACGCGCGGCGCCGCGGTCGCCGTGGTGCGGATCGAGCCGGTCGAACGCCGCATCCTGTTCGCCGGGGTGGGCAATATCGCGGGGTACTTCCGGTCGCGGGAAGGGCAGGCCCGAACGGTGTCGCAAAACGGCGTCGTCGGGCATAATATGTCGAAAGTGAAGGAATACGAGTATGGTTACGGTGGCGATCTGCTGGCGGTTTTCCATTCGGACGGCTTGAGCACTAAATGGGATATCGACAGCTACCCGGGGCTGGCAACAAGACACCCGACGATGATCGCGGCCGTGCTGTACCGCGATTTCAAGCGGGTCCGGGACGACAACCTGATCGTCGTACTGAAGACCAGAGACCCCTGA
- a CDS encoding ATP-binding protein, with amino-acid sequence MRLEPGQEGGAADGEVIPIQTGADVSRVRRVAAAAMATIGASKIETTRMVTAASELARNTLDYGGGGEMRIAIVGRMSRRKVEMIFSDRGPGIADIALALKDGYSTGGGLGLGLSGAKRLCKEFEIRSAPGEGTIVKVASWTERP; translated from the coding sequence ATGAGGCTTGAGCCGGGGCAAGAGGGAGGAGCCGCCGACGGCGAGGTGATCCCGATCCAGACCGGAGCCGACGTCAGCCGGGTCCGGCGGGTGGCAGCGGCCGCCATGGCGACCATCGGAGCCTCGAAGATCGAGACCACCCGCATGGTCACGGCGGCCAGCGAGCTGGCACGCAACACGCTGGACTATGGCGGCGGAGGCGAGATGCGGATCGCCATCGTCGGCCGGATGTCGAGGCGCAAGGTCGAAATGATCTTCAGCGACCGGGGGCCTGGAATTGCCGACATCGCCCTGGCGTTGAAGGACGGCTATAGCACGGGCGGCGGTCTCGGGCTTGGACTGAGCGGCGCCAAGCGCCTCTGCAAGGAGTTCGAGATCCGGTCCGCGCCGGGCGAGGGAACCATAGTGAAAGTCGCATCATGGACGGAACGGCCGTAG
- a CDS encoding protein-L-isoaspartate(D-aspartate) O-methyltransferase codes for MGSTDFAEKRRIMVERDIAPRGIDDAGVIAALGRVPRELFVPEYLAELAYDDSPLPIEQGQTISQPFVVALMMQAAELVPGARVLEIGTGSGYSAAALAAMGCEVYSIDRHASLVEAARTRLERAGCAGVHLRAGDGTLGWPEAAPFDAVIVTAGGPSLPEPLSRQLKVGGRMIMPAGAEAGGQRLVRQRRTGEDAFIEEDLGRVAFVPLIGAHGWPETTRTEARRRSPALPPDAAERIRDAAEPLPEVDDERFGVPFDRIADARVVLLGEATHGTSEFHRARARITERLIARHGFSIVAVEADWPDAERIDRYVRDRPPAGSDETAFARFPDWMWRNEEVAGFVDRLRRHNDAIEDPGRRVGFHGLDLYGLDGSIAAVLDYLDRVDPEAAAVARERYGCLAPWRHAPETYGRAALTGGFASCEKAAVDMLRDLLDRRLSRLVAAGDEGWLDGEQNARLIASAEEYYRTLYMGATNSWNLRDRHMFETLRSVMAARGPGAKAVVWAHNTHAGNSAATEMGRQGQVNLGMLCREAFGTEAALVGFGTDRGTVAAASRWGGPMEVMEVPPSHPDSYEHLCARSGKPRFLLDLRPGRNGPLAEDLKRFRPERAIGAVYRPGAERENHYFQASLPGQFDLYVWFDRTAAVRPLAPTAPLPDRTGSSAGTGKSTAHR; via the coding sequence ATGGGCAGCACGGATTTCGCCGAGAAGCGCCGGATCATGGTGGAACGCGACATCGCGCCCCGGGGGATCGACGACGCCGGCGTTATCGCCGCCCTGGGCCGGGTCCCGCGGGAGCTCTTCGTCCCCGAGTACCTGGCCGAACTCGCCTACGACGATTCGCCGCTGCCGATCGAGCAGGGCCAGACGATCTCGCAGCCTTTCGTCGTCGCCCTGATGATGCAGGCGGCCGAACTGGTTCCCGGCGCCAGGGTGCTGGAGATCGGCACGGGGTCCGGCTATTCGGCCGCGGCGCTGGCGGCGATGGGATGCGAGGTCTATTCGATCGACCGGCACGCCTCCCTGGTGGAGGCCGCCAGGACCCGGCTCGAGCGGGCGGGCTGCGCGGGCGTCCATCTCCGGGCCGGCGACGGGACCCTCGGCTGGCCGGAGGCGGCGCCGTTCGATGCCGTCATCGTGACGGCCGGCGGACCGAGCCTGCCCGAGCCCCTGTCCCGTCAGCTCAAGGTCGGCGGGCGGATGATCATGCCGGCCGGCGCGGAGGCCGGCGGCCAGCGGCTGGTCCGCCAGCGGCGGACCGGAGAGGACGCCTTCATCGAGGAGGATCTCGGCCGCGTCGCCTTCGTGCCGCTGATCGGCGCCCATGGCTGGCCGGAGACGACCCGCACCGAGGCGAGGCGCCGGTCCCCCGCCCTGCCGCCCGACGCGGCGGAGCGGATCCGCGATGCCGCCGAGCCGCTGCCCGAGGTGGACGACGAGCGGTTCGGCGTGCCGTTCGATCGGATCGCCGACGCCAGGGTCGTGCTGCTGGGCGAGGCCACGCACGGCACCTCCGAATTCCACCGCGCCCGCGCGCGGATCACCGAGCGGCTGATCGCCCGGCACGGCTTCTCGATCGTGGCGGTCGAAGCCGACTGGCCCGACGCCGAGCGGATCGACCGGTATGTCCGCGACCGGCCGCCGGCCGGGTCCGACGAGACGGCCTTCGCGCGCTTTCCCGACTGGATGTGGCGGAACGAGGAGGTGGCCGGCTTCGTCGATCGGCTGCGGCGCCATAACGACGCGATCGAAGATCCGGGTCGGCGGGTCGGGTTCCACGGCCTGGACCTTTATGGCCTCGACGGGTCGATCGCCGCCGTTCTGGATTATCTGGACAGGGTCGACCCGGAGGCGGCGGCAGTCGCGCGGGAGCGGTACGGCTGCTTGGCGCCATGGCGGCACGCGCCGGAAACCTATGGCCGCGCGGCGCTGACAGGCGGGTTCGCCAGCTGCGAGAAGGCGGCGGTGGACATGCTCCGCGACTTGCTCGACCGGCGGCTCTCCCGGCTGGTTGCCGCCGGCGACGAAGGCTGGCTGGACGGGGAGCAGAACGCCCGGCTGATCGCGTCGGCCGAAGAATATTACCGCACGCTGTATATGGGGGCGACCAACAGCTGGAACCTGCGCGACCGCCACATGTTCGAGACCCTCCGGTCGGTCATGGCGGCCCGCGGACCGGGGGCGAAGGCGGTGGTGTGGGCCCACAATACCCATGCCGGGAATTCGGCTGCCACCGAGATGGGACGCCAGGGACAGGTCAACCTGGGGATGCTGTGCCGGGAGGCGTTCGGAACCGAGGCGGCGCTCGTCGGGTTCGGGACCGACCGCGGGACGGTCGCCGCGGCGTCGCGGTGGGGCGGCCCGATGGAGGTGATGGAGGTGCCGCCGTCGCATCCCGACAGCTACGAGCACCTGTGCGCCCGCTCCGGCAAGCCGCGCTTCCTGCTGGACCTGCGGCCCGGACGGAACGGGCCGCTGGCCGAGGATCTGAAGCGGTTCCGGCCGGAGCGGGCGATCGGCGCGGTCTACCGCCCCGGGGCCGAGCGGGAGAACCACTATTTCCAGGCCTCCCTGCCCGGCCAGTTCGACCTTTACGTCTGGTTCGACCGGACCGCCGCGGTCCGGCCGCTGGCGCCTACTGCACCGCTGCCTGACCGAACAGGAAGTTCGGCAGGAACAGGGAAATCCACGGCACATAGGTGA
- a CDS encoding DUF2161 domain-containing phosphodiesterase, giving the protein MPISSEVELYDPVKAFLEVQGYDVKGEVRSCDLVAVRAGEPPVLVELKLRFSLSLVLQGIDRLALSDRVYLAVPRPTGRRASGPNANDGNVRKLCRMLGLGLLTVDPAARAGRQVDLVIEPAPYRPRVNAKRARLLLKEHGRRLGDPNRGGSSKVKIVTAYRQEALRCAALLKANGPMAVAALRRDGDAPNAAGILQRNVYGWFERVSRGTYRLTGEGLRGLEQFAPEIPAEELAEQSAPR; this is encoded by the coding sequence TTGCCCATCAGTTCCGAGGTCGAACTCTACGATCCGGTGAAAGCCTTCCTCGAAGTCCAGGGATACGACGTCAAGGGGGAGGTGCGGAGCTGCGACCTGGTCGCCGTCCGCGCCGGCGAACCCCCTGTCCTGGTAGAACTGAAGCTGCGGTTTTCCCTGTCGCTGGTCCTCCAGGGCATCGACCGGCTGGCCCTGTCGGACCGCGTCTACCTCGCGGTCCCCCGGCCGACCGGCCGGCGGGCATCGGGACCCAACGCGAACGACGGCAATGTCCGCAAGCTGTGCCGGATGCTGGGGCTGGGGCTGCTGACGGTCGATCCGGCGGCCCGCGCCGGCCGGCAGGTGGATCTGGTGATCGAGCCGGCTCCCTACCGACCGCGGGTGAACGCCAAGCGCGCCCGGCTGCTGCTGAAGGAGCACGGCCGGCGGCTCGGCGACCCCAACCGCGGCGGATCGAGCAAGGTCAAGATCGTCACCGCCTACCGCCAGGAAGCCCTGCGCTGCGCGGCCCTTCTGAAGGCGAACGGCCCGATGGCCGTGGCGGCGCTGCGGCGGGACGGCGACGCCCCCAACGCCGCCGGCATCCTCCAGCGGAACGTCTACGGCTGGTTCGAGCGTGTCAGCCGCGGCACCTACCGCCTGACCGGGGAGGGGCTGCGCGGGCTGGAACAGTTCGCGCCGGAAATTCCGGCGGAGGAGTTGGCCGAACAATCCGCCCCGCGGTGA
- a CDS encoding STAS domain-containing protein: MPDSSGSKLPALLSRYQDRILTDWIAAQSDVGVLRADLMREAEIRRQSRSFLSHLTAATQNGVNFDIESEQWQDVRDMLTEVTNYRVDHGFTPTETATFILALKQPIFECLRDQYKNDPQTLVEEAWSATVLLDKLGLYTNDIYLRGREEIIQRQQQEMLELSTPVVQLWDRIVALPLIGTLDSSRAQIVMENLLEAVVESKAEIVIIDITGVPTVDTLVAQHLLKTAAAAKLMGAECIISGIRPQIAQTIVHLGVELPQVATKADLQSAFAHALRRTGVTFTGH; encoded by the coding sequence ATGCCCGACTCTTCCGGCAGCAAGCTGCCGGCTCTCCTGAGCCGGTACCAGGATCGTATCCTGACCGACTGGATCGCAGCCCAATCCGATGTCGGTGTGCTTCGCGCCGATCTGATGCGCGAGGCGGAGATCCGCCGCCAGTCGCGCAGCTTCCTGTCGCATCTGACCGCCGCGACCCAGAACGGGGTCAATTTCGATATCGAAAGCGAGCAGTGGCAGGATGTCCGGGACATGCTGACCGAGGTCACAAACTACCGGGTCGATCACGGCTTCACCCCGACCGAGACCGCGACGTTCATCCTGGCGCTCAAGCAGCCGATCTTCGAATGCCTGCGCGACCAGTACAAGAACGACCCGCAGACCCTGGTCGAGGAGGCCTGGTCGGCGACCGTGCTGCTCGACAAGCTGGGCCTCTATACGAACGACATCTATCTGCGCGGCCGGGAGGAGATCATCCAGCGCCAGCAGCAGGAGATGCTGGAACTGTCCACACCGGTGGTGCAGCTTTGGGATCGCATCGTGGCGCTTCCCCTGATCGGCACGCTCGACAGCTCGCGCGCGCAGATCGTGATGGAAAACCTGCTCGAAGCCGTGGTCGAGAGCAAGGCCGAGATCGTGATCATCGACATCACCGGCGTTCCCACGGTCGACACCCTGGTCGCCCAGCACCTGCTGAAGACCGCTGCTGCGGCCAAGCTGATGGGGGCGGAATGCATCATCAGCGGCATCCGGCCGCAGATCGCCCAGACCATCGTTCATCTCGGCGTGGAACTGCCGCAGGTCGCCACCAAGGCCGACCTTCAGAGCGCCTTCGCCCATGCGCTGAGACGCACCGGCGTCACCTTCACGGGCCACTGA
- a CDS encoding response regulator, protein MKFLPYLRRYARALLGSQDRGDQYVRVCLEAYLAEPDRIDPAGNIRLELFALFHEVWSLVDETFPEAVPDIADGNPDAKVIQGVGRLPPRQRQVLLLISLEGFSFDEAGRILSATTDEIRDELEAARAELAKQTSVRVLIIEDEPLIAEDIAGLVTDMGHQVCGSAAREEEALRLAQETAPELILADIQLKGGDSGIKAVQKILRSTNLPVIFITGFPERLLTGEQLEPAFLIAKPFQPEVLRTAIGQALAVHPPQKMN, encoded by the coding sequence GTGAAATTTCTTCCCTATTTGAGGCGCTATGCCCGCGCTCTCCTGGGTTCCCAGGATCGCGGCGACCAATATGTCCGGGTGTGCCTCGAAGCCTATCTTGCCGAGCCCGACCGCATCGATCCCGCCGGCAACATCCGGCTCGAACTGTTCGCCCTGTTCCACGAGGTCTGGTCCCTGGTGGACGAGACGTTTCCCGAAGCCGTGCCCGACATCGCCGACGGCAACCCTGATGCCAAGGTGATCCAGGGCGTCGGCCGGCTGCCGCCGCGCCAGCGCCAGGTGCTGCTGCTGATCTCGCTCGAGGGCTTCTCGTTCGACGAGGCGGGCCGCATCCTCAGCGCCACCACGGACGAGATCCGCGACGAGTTGGAGGCGGCCCGGGCCGAACTGGCCAAGCAGACTTCCGTCCGCGTCCTGATCATCGAGGACGAGCCCCTGATCGCCGAGGACATCGCCGGCCTGGTGACCGACATGGGCCACCAGGTATGCGGTTCCGCCGCCCGCGAGGAGGAGGCCCTGCGCCTCGCCCAGGAAACCGCTCCGGAACTCATCCTGGCAGACATCCAGCTCAAGGGCGGCGACAGCGGCATCAAGGCCGTCCAGAAGATCCTGCGGTCGACCAACCTCCCGGTGATCTTCATAACCGGTTTTCCGGAACGCCTGCTGACCGGCGAACAGCTGGAGCCGGCCTTCCTGATCGCCAAGCCGTTCCAGCCGGAGGTTCTCCGGACCGCGATCGGTCAGGCGCTGGCGGTCCATCCGCCCCAGAAGATGAACTGA